One segment of Urocitellus parryii isolate mUroPar1 chromosome 5, mUroPar1.hap1, whole genome shotgun sequence DNA contains the following:
- the LOC144254943 gene encoding ankyrin repeat domain-containing protein 26-like isoform X1, whose protein sequence is MKHPIETKESQNLCERTEDTDYNDEPMEQRKRRKNDHEPFCLTKCQEHDGARQKASNSKRKVKTPANLMENLDNLSKSCQTASENCELAYPNDKEILQLIEQHKTSCKDSLSLSKIEDAVISSQRTMEHRKCHCSQCLLFIEKACELKIQLLDAKKVNAMLKHEKAEWKQELSNLRCELQEEEKKRKNADNLLEEIKHQLREKEEDYNKEMEIKRQLEMALKTRDMELNTERNKLKQISTSNKMGKDLLYKYQAEIIARKILEIERIKHENQEKEKKYLEAFEILKGKYDDLQKTIKQKEETAGANPFQDNEQFNKMKDETTTLKFQLQYEKENRERLETELKSYRATLAAAPIHHYEGQTSREYQEFAFQSAREEYLRSQAKMKFAISLLKAQSDLVAERFIKNEKRFCILKNNVRQTRHAVKEMILNLETLQSRDLRQAQCQIKKIKYTYHNEQTKVNKYDGKQDSIGERSPPQTENTLLQQQLHKPHNESVNKDTVISIQQQCRDIGEKRLAETKNHKLINKCDRIEEKLNQYENEKTERTVAVRPLQQERASLEVSSDCHLNLEEETRELRRN, encoded by the exons atgaagcacccaattgaaacaaaagaatcaCAAAACCTATGTGAACGTACTGAAGACACTGATTATAATGATGAACCCatggaacagagaaagagaagaaaaaatgatcaTGAGCCGTTTTGTCTTACAAAGTGTCAAGAACATGATGG ggcCAGACAGAAAGCATCTAACTCAAAGAGAAAg gTCAAAACACCGGCCAATCTCATGGAAAACCTTGATAACTTAAGTAAGTCATGTCAAACAGCCTCAGAGAATTGTGAGTTGGCTTACCCTAATGATAAGGAAATTTTACAGTTGATTGAACAACATAAAACATCATGTAAAG aTTCTTTGAGCCTATCCAAAATCGAGGATGCAGTTATTTCATCTCAAAGAACAATGGAACATAGAAAATGTCACTGTTCACAGTGTTTACTATTTATAGAAAAGGCTTGTGAACTGAAAATACAGCTATTAGATGCAAAAAAAGTAAATGCCATGCTAAAACATGAAAAAGCAGAGTGGAAACAGGAACTCTCTAATTTGAG ATGTGAACtacaagaagaagagaagaagagaaaaaatgctGATAATCTTTTGGAAGAAATTAAGCACcagttaagagaaaaagaagaggattataataaagaaatggaaataaaaagacaacttGAAATGGCTCTGAAAACAAGAGATATGGAACTGAATACTGAAAGAAATAAGTTAAAGCAG ATTTCTACTAGcaataaaatgggaaaagatcTGTTGTATAAATATCAGGCGGAAATAATTGCTAGGAAAATActagaaatagaaagaataaaacatgagaaccaagaaaaggaaaagaaataccttgaggcttttgaaattttaaaaggtaagtaTGATGACCTTCAAAAGACAATCaagcagaaagaggaaacagCTGGAGCGAATCCATTCCAGGATAATGAACAATTTAATAAGATGAAAGATGAGACAACAACCCTAAAATTTCAACTGcagtatgaaaaagaaaacagggaaaggcTGGAAACAGAATTGAAGTCGTACCGTGCCACGTTGGCTGCTGCACCCATCCATCATTATGAAGGCCAGACATCCAGAGAATACCAAGAATTTGCTTTCCAGTCAGCCAGAGAGGAATACTTGCGTTCACAGGCCAAAATGAAGTTTGCTATCTCTCTCCTCAAAGCTCAGAGTGACCTTGTTGCTGAACGAtttattaagaatgaaaaaagatTCTGTATCCTAAAAAATAATGTCCGTCAGACAAGACATGCTgttaaagaaatgattttgaatttaGAAACTCTACAAAGTAGAGACCTACGGCAAGCACAGTGtcagataaagaaaattaaatacacataTCACAATGAACAAACTAAAGTGAATAAATATGATGGGAAGCAGGATTCCATAGGGGAGAGATCACCACCACAGACTGAAAATACATTGCTTCAACAGCAATTGCACAAACCTCACAACGAATCTGTCAACAAAGACACAGTAATAAGTATCCAACAGCAATGTCGTGATATTGGAGAAAAACGTCTAGCTGAAACTAAAAACcacaaattaatcaataaatgtgatcgtattgaagaaaaactgaatcaatatgaaaatgagaagacagaaagaaca GTGGCAGTGAGACCACTTCAACAAGAACGGGCTTCACTTGAAGTTTCATCTGATTGTCACCTTAATTTAGAAGAGGAGACACGGGAATTAAGAAGAAACTAG
- the LOC144254943 gene encoding ankyrin repeat domain-containing protein 26-like isoform X2, which produces MKHPIETKESQNLCERTEDTDYNDEPMEQRKRRKNDHEPFCLTKCQEHDGARQKASNSKRKVKTPANLMENLDNLNSLSLSKIEDAVISSQRTMEHRKCHCSQCLLFIEKACELKIQLLDAKKVNAMLKHEKAEWKQELSNLRCELQEEEKKRKNADNLLEEIKHQLREKEEDYNKEMEIKRQLEMALKTRDMELNTERNKLKQISTSNKMGKDLLYKYQAEIIARKILEIERIKHENQEKEKKYLEAFEILKGKYDDLQKTIKQKEETAGANPFQDNEQFNKMKDETTTLKFQLQYEKENRERLETELKSYRATLAAAPIHHYEGQTSREYQEFAFQSAREEYLRSQAKMKFAISLLKAQSDLVAERFIKNEKRFCILKNNVRQTRHAVKEMILNLETLQSRDLRQAQCQIKKIKYTYHNEQTKVNKYDGKQDSIGERSPPQTENTLLQQQLHKPHNESVNKDTVISIQQQCRDIGEKRLAETKNHKLINKCDRIEEKLNQYENEKTERTVAVRPLQQERASLEVSSDCHLNLEEETRELRRN; this is translated from the exons atgaagcacccaattgaaacaaaagaatcaCAAAACCTATGTGAACGTACTGAAGACACTGATTATAATGATGAACCCatggaacagagaaagagaagaaaaaatgatcaTGAGCCGTTTTGTCTTACAAAGTGTCAAGAACATGATGG ggcCAGACAGAAAGCATCTAACTCAAAGAGAAAg gTCAAAACACCGGCCAATCTCATGGAAAACCTTGATAACTTAA aTTCTTTGAGCCTATCCAAAATCGAGGATGCAGTTATTTCATCTCAAAGAACAATGGAACATAGAAAATGTCACTGTTCACAGTGTTTACTATTTATAGAAAAGGCTTGTGAACTGAAAATACAGCTATTAGATGCAAAAAAAGTAAATGCCATGCTAAAACATGAAAAAGCAGAGTGGAAACAGGAACTCTCTAATTTGAG ATGTGAACtacaagaagaagagaagaagagaaaaaatgctGATAATCTTTTGGAAGAAATTAAGCACcagttaagagaaaaagaagaggattataataaagaaatggaaataaaaagacaacttGAAATGGCTCTGAAAACAAGAGATATGGAACTGAATACTGAAAGAAATAAGTTAAAGCAG ATTTCTACTAGcaataaaatgggaaaagatcTGTTGTATAAATATCAGGCGGAAATAATTGCTAGGAAAATActagaaatagaaagaataaaacatgagaaccaagaaaaggaaaagaaataccttgaggcttttgaaattttaaaaggtaagtaTGATGACCTTCAAAAGACAATCaagcagaaagaggaaacagCTGGAGCGAATCCATTCCAGGATAATGAACAATTTAATAAGATGAAAGATGAGACAACAACCCTAAAATTTCAACTGcagtatgaaaaagaaaacagggaaaggcTGGAAACAGAATTGAAGTCGTACCGTGCCACGTTGGCTGCTGCACCCATCCATCATTATGAAGGCCAGACATCCAGAGAATACCAAGAATTTGCTTTCCAGTCAGCCAGAGAGGAATACTTGCGTTCACAGGCCAAAATGAAGTTTGCTATCTCTCTCCTCAAAGCTCAGAGTGACCTTGTTGCTGAACGAtttattaagaatgaaaaaagatTCTGTATCCTAAAAAATAATGTCCGTCAGACAAGACATGCTgttaaagaaatgattttgaatttaGAAACTCTACAAAGTAGAGACCTACGGCAAGCACAGTGtcagataaagaaaattaaatacacataTCACAATGAACAAACTAAAGTGAATAAATATGATGGGAAGCAGGATTCCATAGGGGAGAGATCACCACCACAGACTGAAAATACATTGCTTCAACAGCAATTGCACAAACCTCACAACGAATCTGTCAACAAAGACACAGTAATAAGTATCCAACAGCAATGTCGTGATATTGGAGAAAAACGTCTAGCTGAAACTAAAAACcacaaattaatcaataaatgtgatcgtattgaagaaaaactgaatcaatatgaaaatgagaagacagaaagaaca GTGGCAGTGAGACCACTTCAACAAGAACGGGCTTCACTTGAAGTTTCATCTGATTGTCACCTTAATTTAGAAGAGGAGACACGGGAATTAAGAAGAAACTAG